Proteins from a single region of Streptomyces sp. Tu 3180:
- a CDS encoding succinate dehydrogenase/fumarate reductase iron-sulfur subunit: MKLTLRVWRQKNADADGTMSTYEVDGVSPDMSFLEMLDTLNEELILKGEDPIAFDHDCREGICGACSLVINGDAHGPERTTTCQLHMRSFKDGDTIDVEPWRAAAFPVVKDLVVDRSAFDRIIQAGGYITAPTGSAPEAHATPVPKPDADLAFEHAECIGCGACVAACPNGAAMLFTSAKINHLNVLPQGAPERETRVLDMVAQMDEEGFGGCTLAGECATACPKGIPLVSITGMNKEWLRATRKAAKG, translated from the coding sequence ATGAAGCTCACCCTGCGCGTCTGGCGGCAGAAGAACGCCGACGCCGACGGCACCATGTCCACGTACGAGGTGGACGGCGTCTCACCCGACATGTCCTTCCTGGAGATGCTCGACACCCTCAACGAGGAGCTCATCCTCAAGGGCGAGGACCCGATCGCCTTCGACCACGACTGCCGCGAGGGCATCTGCGGCGCCTGCTCGCTGGTCATCAACGGCGACGCCCACGGGCCCGAGCGCACCACCACCTGCCAGCTGCACATGCGGTCCTTCAAGGACGGCGACACCATCGACGTCGAGCCGTGGCGGGCGGCGGCCTTCCCGGTCGTGAAGGACCTGGTGGTCGACCGGTCGGCCTTCGACCGGATCATCCAGGCCGGCGGCTACATCACCGCCCCCACCGGTTCCGCGCCCGAGGCCCACGCCACGCCCGTGCCGAAGCCGGACGCGGACCTCGCCTTCGAGCACGCCGAGTGCATCGGCTGCGGCGCCTGCGTCGCGGCCTGCCCCAACGGCGCGGCGATGCTGTTCACCTCCGCCAAGATCAACCACCTCAACGTCCTGCCGCAGGGCGCGCCCGAGCGCGAGACCCGGGTGCTGGACATGGTGGCGCAGATGGACGAGGAGGGCTTCGGCGGCTGCACCCTCGCCGGCGAGTGCGCCACCGCCTGCCCCAAGGGCATCCCGCTCGTCTCCATCACGGGCATGAACAAGGAGTGGCTGCGGGCCACCCGGAAGGCCGCGAAGGGGTAG